The Terriglobia bacterium genome includes a window with the following:
- a CDS encoding PAS domain S-box protein, translated as MPPANCGAGAQAVANARGIVSRLKLHYGMPARIIESKIIGYAFALLGIAAVTAVCVVFRLNVNDTTVALAMLLTVLLVAIFWGSIPGLVASLFGLFCLNFFFLMSSGFSAAEDTENLIALTAFLVTALTVGQLSARAKQRAAEAEAERKEAKRANAYNRSLLEAAIDPLVTIGQDGKITDVNPATEAATGHFRAELIGTDFSDYFTDPALARAGYQKVFREGSVRNYALEMRHRDGRQMPVLYSASVYRDEAGGVAGVFAAARDITEQQKAEAALRESEANLRKAQGIAHVGSWLLDVSTNRFSCSDEVYRMFGLRKSQAPTYEDFLGAIHADDREMVKQAWGAALRGSPFNIEHRILVGGRVKWVRERGTVEFDELNEPSRGIGTVQDVTERRLAEDLLRRSSDEIHDLYNNAPCGYHSVDQDGTIVRMNYTELSWLGYSSVEIVGRKKLSDILTPESRKAFEERFSNFKTEGVVHDVEMDMVRKDGSILPVLLSSSTVRDRDGNYVMSRSTVYDITARRRAEEAVRRLAQLQTVVAGLGAYALKGAPFDKVMGEAVARVSRALETEFCNVLELLPGRDTFLLKWGVGWKSGYLGRSIVKFGEQSQAGYTLVSAEPVVIEDFRTEKRCVRSQLLIDHGVVSGASVVIMTKEGPYGVLGAYSRAKRTFTADEVSFLQAVSNVLGSAIERYRAETQLLRINRANRALSLCNEAMVRATDEAGFLQRICDLIVEVGGYRFCWVGSADNDPAKSVRPLAQAGSEDGYLRALKVTWADVERGRGPTGTSIRTRQTVLARNIATDPGMAPWREDALKRGYGSSIAIPLLVDSGVFGALNIYSGEPEAFGDEEVDLLTELATDLAFGITALRTRAEREKAEEGIRSLNAELEQRVIERTAELQAANTLKDEHLAREQAVTAELEQAREREAEVGYKIQRTLLLDQPPIDVPGLRVASLTIPSQRIDGDFYIFFRHRDQCLDVIVGDVMGKGIPAALVGAATKSYFLKALSHLNAFSRNGKLPEPKEIVMLSHAEVVRQLIDLESFVTLTYARLDVNSRRLDLVDCGHTGIVQVHGDSGACDILHGDNLPLGVREGEIYDQVSTSFDPGDLFFFYSDGITEARNEAGELFGVERLLESIKANSRLDPDAFIEAIRSSVVAFSGGESLADDLTGVAVQVENRETAIAREDLEIRSDLTYLGQAREFVNSFCRSLPGPPLSPESISALELAVNEAACNIMKHAYHGRPDRWIYLEGEAFPSRVALRLYHLGDPFDPSGLAPPALDGSRESGFGTYIISKSSDDVRYYRDERGMNCISLIKMRR; from the coding sequence ATGCCGCCCGCCAACTGTGGAGCTGGCGCCCAGGCTGTTGCCAACGCGCGCGGAATCGTATCGAGGCTGAAGCTCCACTACGGTATGCCGGCACGTATCATTGAAAGCAAAATCATCGGTTATGCCTTTGCCCTGCTGGGCATCGCGGCTGTGACGGCCGTCTGCGTGGTCTTTCGCCTGAACGTCAATGACACCACGGTGGCCCTGGCAATGCTGCTGACGGTGCTATTGGTGGCGATCTTCTGGGGAAGTATACCGGGCCTGGTTGCGTCACTATTTGGCCTGTTCTGCCTTAATTTCTTTTTCCTGATGTCTTCCGGCTTTTCCGCCGCCGAGGACACGGAAAACCTGATTGCGCTGACGGCATTCCTGGTGACTGCGTTGACGGTGGGACAGCTTTCCGCGCGGGCAAAGCAGCGCGCCGCCGAAGCGGAGGCTGAAAGAAAAGAAGCCAAGCGCGCCAACGCCTACAACCGAAGCCTTCTGGAAGCCGCCATCGACCCGCTCGTCACCATCGGGCAGGACGGCAAGATCACGGACGTCAATCCGGCGACTGAAGCGGCCACAGGCCATTTCCGCGCGGAACTTATTGGTACGGATTTCTCCGACTATTTTACTGATCCCGCCCTGGCCAGGGCCGGCTATCAGAAGGTGTTCCGGGAAGGATCTGTGCGCAACTACGCCCTTGAAATGCGCCATCGCGACGGGCGCCAGATGCCCGTCCTCTACAGCGCATCGGTTTATCGGGACGAAGCGGGCGGCGTTGCCGGCGTATTTGCCGCTGCCCGGGACATCACAGAACAACAAAAGGCCGAGGCCGCCCTGCGCGAGAGTGAGGCCAACCTGCGCAAGGCGCAGGGCATCGCGCACGTCGGAAGCTGGCTGCTGGACGTTTCCACCAATCGCTTTTCGTGTTCGGACGAAGTCTACCGCATGTTTGGCCTGCGAAAATCCCAGGCGCCGACCTACGAGGATTTCCTGGGCGCCATCCATGCCGACGATCGGGAAATGGTTAAGCAGGCATGGGGCGCAGCCTTGCGGGGAAGTCCGTTCAACATCGAGCACAGAATTCTCGTGGGCGGTCGGGTGAAGTGGGTCCGGGAGAGGGGGACCGTTGAATTCGACGAGCTCAATGAGCCCTCCCGCGGCATCGGGACCGTCCAGGACGTGACGGAGCGGCGGTTGGCGGAGGATTTGCTGAGGAGGTCCTCGGACGAAATACACGATCTGTACAACAACGCTCCGTGCGGATACCACTCGGTTGACCAGGACGGGACCATTGTCCGAATGAATTACACAGAACTCTCCTGGCTGGGCTATTCGAGCGTGGAGATTGTGGGGCGCAAGAAACTGTCAGACATTCTTACGCCGGAAAGCCGCAAAGCGTTCGAGGAGCGGTTCTCGAATTTCAAAACTGAAGGAGTGGTCCACGACGTTGAGATGGATATGGTCCGCAAGGACGGGTCCATTCTCCCCGTCCTGTTGAGTTCCTCCACGGTCCGCGACCGCGATGGAAATTACGTGATGAGCCGGTCTACGGTGTATGACATCACCGCGCGCCGGCGCGCGGAAGAAGCCGTCCGCCGCCTCGCGCAACTCCAGACCGTGGTAGCGGGGTTGGGCGCGTATGCGCTGAAGGGGGCCCCATTCGACAAGGTGATGGGCGAAGCGGTGGCGCGGGTGTCACGGGCCTTAGAGACTGAATTCTGCAACGTGCTGGAGCTGCTGCCGGGCCGCGACACCTTCCTGCTGAAATGGGGCGTGGGTTGGAAATCCGGATATCTGGGCCGTTCCATCGTCAAATTTGGGGAACAATCGCAGGCGGGGTATACACTCGTTTCAGCCGAACCGGTCGTCATTGAAGACTTTCGAACTGAGAAGCGCTGCGTGCGCTCGCAGTTGCTGATTGACCACGGCGTCGTGAGTGGCGCGAGCGTTGTGATCATGACCAAGGAAGGGCCGTACGGCGTGCTGGGCGCCTACTCGCGCGCGAAGCGGACATTCACTGCGGACGAAGTCAGCTTTCTTCAGGCGGTTTCCAACGTCCTGGGCTCAGCCATCGAACGCTACCGGGCGGAGACCCAGCTTTTGAGAATCAATCGCGCCAACCGCGCCCTCAGCCTCTGCAATGAGGCAATGGTCCGCGCCACGGACGAGGCCGGGTTCCTCCAGCGGATCTGCGACCTGATTGTCGAGGTCGGGGGTTATCGATTCTGCTGGGTGGGCAGCGCTGACAACGACCCGGCGAAGTCCGTCCGTCCGCTGGCGCAGGCAGGATCTGAAGACGGCTACCTGCGCGCGCTGAAAGTCACCTGGGCCGATGTTGAACGAGGCCGGGGCCCCACAGGGACCAGCATCCGCACACGACAAACAGTCCTTGCCAGGAACATCGCGACCGACCCCGGCATGGCGCCCTGGCGAGAGGACGCTTTGAAGCGCGGTTACGGTTCCAGCATCGCGATCCCGCTGCTGGTGGACTCCGGTGTTTTCGGCGCGCTCAACATTTATTCCGGGGAGCCGGAGGCTTTTGGCGATGAAGAAGTGGATTTGCTGACGGAATTGGCGACCGACCTCGCGTTTGGCATTACGGCCCTGCGCACAAGAGCGGAGCGCGAAAAAGCTGAGGAGGGAATCCGCAGTCTGAACGCCGAACTGGAGCAGCGCGTCATCGAACGCACGGCGGAACTGCAGGCCGCCAATACGCTGAAAGATGAACATCTGGCGCGGGAGCAGGCGGTCACCGCGGAACTTGAGCAGGCCCGTGAGCGCGAAGCAGAGGTGGGATACAAGATACAACGGACCTTGCTGTTGGACCAGCCTCCCATTGATGTTCCAGGGCTTCGGGTGGCTTCGTTGACGATCCCGTCGCAGCGGATCGATGGAGACTTTTATATCTTTTTCAGGCACCGCGACCAGTGCCTGGACGTCATCGTCGGAGACGTCATGGGCAAGGGAATTCCCGCCGCGCTGGTGGGCGCCGCCACGAAAAGCTATTTCCTGAAGGCCCTCAGCCACTTGAACGCCTTCTCCAGGAATGGCAAACTTCCTGAACCGAAAGAAATCGTGATGTTGTCTCATGCCGAAGTCGTCCGGCAATTGATCGACCTGGAGAGTTTTGTGACGTTGACCTACGCGCGCCTGGATGTGAACAGCCGTCGCCTTGACCTGGTGGATTGCGGACACACCGGCATCGTTCAAGTCCACGGGGATTCGGGCGCGTGTGATATCCTGCACGGCGACAATCTCCCGCTGGGAGTACGTGAAGGCGAAATCTACGATCAGGTCTCGACGTCCTTTGATCCGGGGGACCTGTTCTTCTTTTACTCCGATGGGATCACCGAGGCGCGGAATGAGGCAGGAGAACTGTTCGGAGTTGAGCGCCTGCTCGAAAGCATTAAGGCGAACAGCCGGCTGGACCCGGATGCGTTCATCGAGGCCATTCGGAGCAGCGTTGTTGCTTTTTCGGGTGGTGAAAGTCTGGCGGACGATCTCACCGGCGTAGCCGTCCAAGTTGAAAACAGGGAAACGGCCATTGCCCGCGAAGATTTGGAGATCCGCAGCGACCTCACGTACCTGGGCCAGGCACGGGAATTTGTGAACTCCTTTTGCCGAAGTCTCCCCGGACCGCCCCTCAGCCCGGAGAGCATCAGCGCGCTGGAACTGGCGGTGAATGAAGCCGCCTGTAACATTATGAAACACGCCTATCATGGCCGGCCTGACCGCTGGATTTATCTTGAAGGAGAAGCTTTTCCCAGCCGCGTCGCCTTGCGTCTCTACCACCTGGGAGACCCATTTGATCCCTCGGGCCTGGCCCCGCCGGCGCTCGACGGCTCGCGGGAGTCCGGTTTTGGCACCTACATTATTTCCAAGAGCAGCGACGACGTGCGATACTATCGCGACGAGCGCGGCATGAACTGTATCAGCCTGATTAAAATGCGACGGTAA
- a CDS encoding isochorismatase family cysteine hydrolase — protein sequence MDRYTEPDFSTAALITIDTQRDTLDGQPLEIPGTSSILSNMSRLLAAFRALQRPIVHVVRLYKPDSSNVDLCRRAATETGELAALAPDTPGSQLAPGLLPDDRISLDWSALLSGSIQAVAGHEVIIYKPRWGAFYRTCLEGHLRGLGVTTAIFAGCNFPNCPRTSIMEASERDFRVVLVRDAISGFSERDETEMARIGVLVLSTEELLARLSRM from the coding sequence ATGGACCGTTACACTGAACCCGATTTCAGCACTGCGGCGTTGATTACGATTGATACCCAGCGGGATACCCTTGACGGCCAACCGCTTGAGATTCCGGGTACGAGTTCCATCCTTTCGAACATGTCCCGCCTCTTAGCCGCGTTCCGCGCGCTTCAGCGGCCCATCGTTCACGTTGTCCGTTTATACAAGCCCGATAGTTCGAACGTGGACCTTTGCAGGAGGGCCGCAACAGAAACGGGGGAACTGGCGGCGCTGGCTCCTGATACTCCGGGATCGCAGCTCGCCCCAGGACTGCTGCCGGACGATCGTATTTCGCTGGATTGGAGCGCACTCCTTTCAGGCAGCATTCAGGCCGTGGCCGGGCATGAGGTGATTATCTACAAGCCGCGCTGGGGCGCGTTCTACCGAACCTGCTTGGAGGGCCACCTTCGCGGTCTGGGTGTCACGACGGCGATATTCGCGGGCTGCAATTTCCCAAACTGCCCGCGTACTTCGATCATGGAGGCGAGTGAACGGGATTTTCGCGTCGTTCTGGTGCGCGACGCGATTTCTGGCTTCTCCGAGCGCGATGAAACCGAGATGGCGAGAATTGGCGTCCTGGTTCTTTCAACCGAAGAGCTGCTGGCTCGACTGTCGCGAATGTGA
- a CDS encoding TMEM175 family protein, with protein MNKGRMEAFSDGVLAVIITIMVLEMKSPHGTSLAALRPLVPVFLSYVLSFVYIGIYWSNHHHLLHATQRVSGSTLWANLHLLFWLSLVPFTTAWMGENHFTPWPVALYGMVLLLAAIAYFILTQRLIVLHGRSSTLATSIGSDVKGRISIAIYAAAIPLAFAQTSISEACYIIVAVMWLIPDRRIERVLS; from the coding sequence ATGAACAAAGGCCGCATGGAAGCTTTCAGCGACGGCGTGCTCGCCGTCATCATCACGATCATGGTGCTGGAAATGAAGTCCCCGCATGGAACCAGCCTTGCCGCCTTGCGGCCTCTGGTTCCTGTTTTCCTGAGCTACGTTCTGAGCTTCGTTTATATCGGGATCTACTGGAGCAACCATCACCACCTGTTGCACGCCACCCAGCGCGTTAGCGGGTCAACCCTGTGGGCCAACCTGCACCTCCTATTCTGGCTTTCGCTTGTTCCATTCACCACCGCCTGGATGGGGGAGAACCATTTCACCCCCTGGCCGGTCGCCTTATACGGAATGGTCCTCCTGTTGGCCGCAATCGCCTATTTCATCCTTACCCAAAGGCTCATCGTTCTTCATGGACGAAGCTCAACCCTAGCAACGTCCATCGGCAGCGACGTGAAAGGCAGGATTTCAATCGCAATTTATGCAGCGGCGATTCCGCTGGCCTTCGCGCAGACGTCGATTTCCGAGGCCTGCTATATTATCGTCGCCGTGATGTGGTTGATCCCTGACCGGCGCATCGAAAGGGTGCTGAGTTAG
- a CDS encoding zinc dependent phospholipase C family protein, translating to MNPSASPKRSDHTLRFAALGALVLCFVLPGSPVKAYSVLSHEALIDAAWDPFIVPLLLSRYPGATPDQLLQAHAFAYGGCVIQDLGYYPFGNHYFSDLTHYVRTGDFIEALLADSRDIDEYAFALGALSHYVADNTGHPLAVNISVPEMYPGLRQKFGNRVTYEDNPTAHVMTEFSFDVVQITGAGYLPMTYHNFLGFEVPQGLLDRAFQDTYGLKLHRQFLSEGLSLWSYRLTASEIIPDIGQILWRKKAKHLHRVDPQIATARFRYRLSTQNYRTLARRRRRFYRLRPWAWQWKSRAKEANVQFVAKVLVFFVEVAPKVGPLRTLEFKPPTVQVQDQFIRAFDVTVSRFESDLVQLRKGGAPAFPEANLDTGGATKAGNYALADETYARLLHTLARQHFRGLTPELRKDILSYYAMPDVPAVATKHPKKWRKTLRELAALRAAPIQSQIASH from the coding sequence ATGAATCCATCCGCATCCCCAAAGCGGTCCGACCACACGCTCAGGTTTGCGGCGCTTGGCGCGTTAGTCCTCTGCTTTGTTCTGCCGGGGTCACCAGTTAAAGCATACTCGGTGCTCAGCCACGAAGCATTGATTGATGCAGCCTGGGACCCGTTTATTGTTCCTCTCTTGCTCAGCCGATACCCTGGGGCCACGCCTGATCAACTGTTGCAGGCGCACGCCTTTGCGTATGGAGGATGCGTCATTCAGGACCTGGGTTACTACCCCTTTGGGAACCATTACTTCAGCGATCTGACGCATTATGTCCGCACCGGAGATTTTATAGAGGCCCTGCTAGCCGACTCCAGGGACATCGACGAATATGCCTTTGCCCTTGGCGCCCTTTCGCACTACGTCGCCGACAACACCGGTCACCCTTTGGCGGTCAATATTTCGGTGCCTGAAATGTATCCAGGCTTGCGGCAGAAATTTGGCAACAGAGTTACCTACGAAGACAACCCCACCGCCCACGTCATGACGGAATTCTCTTTTGACGTGGTGCAAATCACCGGGGCCGGGTATCTGCCGATGACCTATCACAACTTTCTTGGATTCGAGGTGCCCCAGGGCCTCCTGGACCGCGCATTCCAGGATACCTATGGCTTGAAACTTCACAGACAGTTTTTGTCGGAGGGACTTTCCCTTTGGTCTTACAGACTCACTGCCAGCGAGATCATCCCTGACATCGGCCAGATTCTGTGGCGGAAGAAAGCAAAACATCTTCACCGGGTGGACCCGCAGATTGCCACTGCACGATTTCGCTACCGGCTCTCCACGCAAAACTATCGAACGCTGGCCAGAAGGAGAAGGAGATTTTACCGGCTGAGACCCTGGGCCTGGCAATGGAAATCAAGAGCCAAAGAAGCCAACGTCCAATTCGTCGCCAAGGTGCTGGTGTTTTTCGTGGAAGTGGCGCCCAAGGTTGGGCCGTTGCGAACGCTCGAGTTCAAGCCGCCGACGGTCCAGGTCCAGGACCAATTCATCAGGGCATTCGATGTTACAGTCTCGCGGTTTGAGTCTGACCTTGTACAACTCCGAAAGGGCGGAGCCCCTGCGTTCCCGGAGGCAAATCTGGACACCGGCGGAGCCACAAAAGCTGGAAACTACGCTCTGGCCGACGAAACCTATGCCCGCCTCCTCCACACCCTTGCCAGGCAGCATTTTCGCGGCTTGACGCCGGAGCTTCGCAAGGACATCCTTTCCTACTACGCAATGCCTGACGTTCCCGCCGTTGCGACGAAGCATCCAAAAAAATGGAGAAAGACCCTTCGCGAACTGGCCGCTTTGCGCGCCGCGCCGATCCAGAGCCAAATTGCGTCGCATTGA
- a CDS encoding site-specific DNA-methyltransferase → MVRRKGIRPRKSPAGTATNSLVFSAYQGTNSDVFPHVLSLYVPRGSKVADVTFGKGVFWKNVDPEFYNLLKSDIRNGIDCRALPYKSETVDGVVFDPPYMHTPGGTAHEGHQNYESYYKNNGTGNGTSKKYHDAVLDLYFQGSSEAWRILKPGGIFIVKCQDEVCACQQRLTHVEVINHLTKDMFIAEDLFVLMRTNKPGVSRILRQRHARKNHSYFLVFRKKPCRTRV, encoded by the coding sequence TTGGTAAGACGAAAAGGCATCCGCCCGCGCAAGTCCCCGGCGGGCACAGCTACTAACAGCCTCGTTTTCTCCGCGTATCAGGGAACGAACTCAGATGTTTTCCCCCACGTGCTTTCGCTGTATGTCCCTCGGGGAAGCAAAGTTGCTGACGTTACTTTCGGGAAGGGCGTCTTCTGGAAAAATGTCGATCCCGAGTTTTACAACCTTCTCAAGAGCGACATAAGAAATGGCATCGACTGCCGCGCCTTGCCATACAAGAGTGAGACGGTCGATGGCGTTGTGTTTGATCCGCCGTACATGCACACCCCCGGGGGCACAGCACACGAAGGACATCAGAACTACGAGTCATATTACAAAAACAACGGGACGGGCAATGGCACCTCGAAAAAGTACCATGACGCGGTCTTGGACTTGTACTTTCAAGGGTCATCAGAAGCGTGGAGGATCTTGAAGCCTGGGGGCATCTTCATCGTCAAGTGCCAGGATGAGGTCTGTGCGTGCCAGCAGCGATTAACGCACGTCGAGGTTATCAACCACCTGACGAAGGATATGTTTATCGCCGAAGACCTGTTCGTATTGATGCGAACCAATAAGCCTGGAGTTAGCCGTATCCTGCGACAACGGCACGCTCGCAAGAATCACTCTTACTTCCTGGTCTTTAGGAAGAAGCCTTGCAGAACCAGGGTCTAA
- a CDS encoding ATP-binding protein: MSRKLPDSVMVEGQEAALAQNRLAEAVLNNSLSCMAILDRQYNFIRVNETYARAARKNTSEFTGRNYFELYPNFPRSIFDQVVRTKHPFVTSACPFVFPDQPEHGVTYWDWSLAPALDSQSEVKWLVSSLLDVTARARATEEFRQHSRLVLEALEEERRRIARELHDGIAQELTGILTLLAAIRDAHLLGSRPAENLKTAIAATEQCLLEIRNISHLLHPPALRQWGLRRSLVWFVAQFQRTTGIAVDLKLPSELHGLSEDVQQAIFRIVQEGLNNVARHSHSSRAKLELVSDSDRVTLKIADRGKGIQPADLERDKKAFPQAGIGISGIRERAAQLGGKCEIASSPRGTVLCVTLPHAKM; encoded by the coding sequence ATGAGCAGAAAACTTCCAGATTCGGTTATGGTCGAGGGGCAGGAAGCGGCATTAGCGCAGAACAGGCTGGCCGAGGCCGTCTTGAATAACTCTCTCAGTTGCATGGCGATTCTCGACCGGCAATACAACTTCATTCGCGTCAATGAGACCTACGCGCGAGCCGCCCGAAAAAACACCTCCGAGTTTACTGGCCGGAATTACTTCGAACTGTACCCCAACTTTCCCAGGTCGATCTTTGATCAGGTAGTTCGCACCAAACATCCTTTCGTAACCAGCGCGTGCCCATTTGTTTTTCCTGATCAACCCGAACACGGAGTGACTTATTGGGACTGGAGCTTGGCGCCGGCGCTCGATTCGCAGAGCGAGGTCAAGTGGCTGGTCTCTTCGCTCCTCGATGTGACGGCGCGGGCGCGGGCGACGGAAGAATTTCGGCAGCATTCGCGACTCGTGCTGGAGGCCCTGGAAGAAGAGCGGCGGCGCATCGCCCGGGAACTCCACGACGGCATCGCCCAGGAACTAACGGGCATACTGACGCTCCTCGCAGCCATCCGGGATGCCCATCTATTGGGCAGCCGGCCGGCCGAGAATCTAAAAACCGCGATCGCGGCCACGGAGCAGTGCCTGCTGGAAATCAGGAATATTTCGCACCTGCTCCACCCTCCTGCATTGCGCCAGTGGGGCCTCCGCCGGTCGCTGGTTTGGTTCGTCGCTCAGTTTCAAAGGACCACAGGCATCGCCGTGGATCTTAAACTGCCATCGGAATTGCACGGCCTGTCAGAGGATGTCCAGCAAGCAATCTTTAGAATCGTCCAGGAAGGGCTCAATAACGTAGCCAGACATTCCCACAGTTCTCGGGCAAAACTGGAACTGGTCTCGGATTCGGATCGAGTGACTTTAAAAATAGCCGACCGAGGCAAAGGGATACAGCCCGCGGATTTAGAGCGCGACAAGAAAGCCTTCCCGCAAGCCGGCATTGGCATTTCGGGAATACGCGAGCGGGCGGCGCAACTCGGTGGAAAATGCGAAATTGCTTCGAGCCCAAGAGGTACTGTGCTCTGCGTCACGCTACCGCACGCCAAGATGTGA